One Festucalex cinctus isolate MCC-2025b chromosome 3, RoL_Fcin_1.0, whole genome shotgun sequence DNA window includes the following coding sequences:
- the LOC144016211 gene encoding synaptotagmin-A-like yields MSEIHQAVPIIPTKVAQWPNATENQTHPAGQNADKFMSEPHQIHTSSWVVAAFCIVSLCVLLSFGVCAWKKCLKREKDKKKGKEKSKGGDFDTENDGRAKEPLKVESNKETELLDIQPKEDEKLGRLHFTLDYNFTDNMLVVGILQAAGLPAMDVGGSSDPYVKVYLLPDKKKKFETKVHRKTLEPNFNETFTFKVPYTELGGKTLVMTVYDFDRFSKHDAIGVVKIPMSSVDFSQSLQEWRDLQKAEKEESERLGDICLSLRYVPTAGKLTVVILEAKNLKKMDVGGLSDPYVKIHLMLNGKRLKKKKTTIKKNTLNPYYNESFSFEVSCEQIEKVQVAVTVLDYDKIGKNDAIGKVLLGGSVAGTEHHHWSDMLANPRRPIAQWHSLQPEDDINALISKK; encoded by the exons ATGTCAGAAATCCACCAAGCTGTTCCGATAATCCCAACGAAAGTCGCTCAATGGCCCAATGCCACCGAAAACCAAACACATCCTGCAGGCCAAAATGCTGACAAGTTCATGAGTGAGCCTCACCAAATCCACA CATCATCGTGGGTCGTGGCGGCCTtctgtattgtgagtttgtgcGTATTGCTCTCCTTCGGCGTGTGCGCGTGGAAGAAATGTCTGAAAAGGGAAAAGgacaagaaaaaaggaaaagagaagAGCAAGGGAGGAGATTTTGACACGGAAAATGATGGCCGGGCCAAAGAG CCACTAAAAGTCGAAAGCAACAAGGAAACTGAGTTATTAGACATCCAGCCAAAGGAGGATGAGAAGTTGGGCAGACTACATTTCACGTTGGACTACAACTTCACTGATAATATG CTCGTAGTGGGCATCTTGCAGGCCGCCGGGCTTCCTGCCATGGACGTGGGTGGAAGCTCGGACCCTTACGTTAAAGTCTATCTGCTCccggacaaaaagaaaaagtttgaaaCCAAAGTTCACAGAAAGACTCTGGAACCCAACTTCAACGAGACGTTCACATTTAAg GTACCGTACACAGAGCTGGGCGGCAAAACGCTGGTGATGACTGTGTACGACTTTGACCGCTTCTCCAAGCACGATGCCATCGGGGTGGTGAAGATCCCGATGAGCAGCGTAGACTTCAGCCAATCGCTGCAGGAGTGGCGCGATCTGCAGAAGGCGGAAAAAGAGGAG AGTGAACGGCTTGGAGACATTTGCTTATCCTTGAGGTATGTTCCGACAGCAGGGAAGCTGACTGTAGTGATCCTGGAGGCCAAAAacctgaagaaaatggatgtgggAGGATTATCAG ACCCTTATGTGAAGATCCACTTGATGCTAAATGGgaaaagacttaaaaaaaagaaaaccaccaTCAAGAAGAACACTTTGAACCCTTATTACAATGAGTCATTCAGCTTTGAAGTGTCGTGTGAACAAATAGAG AAAGTGCAGGTAGCAGTGACTGTGCTGGACTATGACAAGATCGGGAAAAACGACGCCATAGGGAAAGTACTGCTGGGCGGGAGCGTCGCTGGAACCGAGCATCATCATTGGTCGGACATGCTCGCCAACCCGAGGCGGCCAATCGCGCAGTGGCACAGCCTTCAACCGGAGGACGACATTAATGCATTGATTTCGAAGAAATGA
- the bbs10 gene encoding BBSome complex assembly protein BBS10, whose product MPPVQRLHQKHVLQTVCALEAVVLRTFGPEGGQVLFTRDNGHAMLSRSGKRILTALRLEHPIARMMVECVWKHSGKTGDGSKSFILLLASLLRTIYTAASKEPNVCRAYNSREAAESVTARRLADQMLAFASENLDDLIAVVVAPYGFLLSAEDLTASVQSASNSDGGHVELLLTSFFRTRLGCAHCDFMGELVFKLLSNWNCKNNECSGSDKIRSFQGSVAVNSNSSKSDLCSCPLQFLNDNFPALHTPVSGFPVSCSRLIEGQVIHRDFATLYHGNHEHPVKAAVFTISLQPKWLNTSEMLAIGDGTHGKSVMHFSAWAEGSLEHIFATLQTLGVSVLLSAVKQSEAVLTLATQAEMCVVECVDRDELALFLHLSGVSAVADRQGIQPEHIASLAFCRPILLGAHRYVHVAFPDCRGEQPCSVIICGLGEGQMAQYAGAVQDVVRMLRTTWEPPGATGKAASSILPGCVIPAGGTFEILLHHALLQHGSSHDIPVVCQLLASALLHLPRHIHADNPRRFLQIQSRVCSFYRNPFQPDGLLCEPELSPANHGEKSSQGDAKPSTYLLSGLESVSCKYHLILAVLQCVKSLLRVDTVLHISNKLHPKSLKTNNSSEDED is encoded by the exons ATGCCACCAGTGCAGCGCCTTCACCAGAAGCATGTCCTGCAGACCGTGTGCGCGCTGGAGGCTGTGGTCCTGCGCACCTTTGGCCCTGAGGGAGGACAGGTGCTCTTCACCCGAGACAATGGACATGCGATGTTGAGCCGCAGCGGGAAACGCATTCTCACGGCGCTACGACTTGAGCACCCGATCGCCAG GATGATGGTTGAGTGCGTCTGGAAGCACAGCGGGAAAACGGGGGATGGATCCAAATCATTTATCCTTCTTTTGGCGTCATTGTTACGCACCATTTACACAGCAGCTTCTAAGGAGCCAAATGTATGTCGCGCCTATAACTCACGGGAAGCAGCCGAGTCCGTCACTGCCAGGCGCTTGGCTGACCAAATGCTGGCTTTTGCATCGGAGAATCTGGATGATCTGATTGCGGTTGTAGTGGCTCCTTACGGATTCCTTCTGTCGGCGGAGGATTTGACTGCAAGCGTGCAATCGGCATCGAACTCGGATGGGGGTCATGTTGAACTGTTGTTGACCTCTTTCTTTCGTACTCGTTTGGGTTGCGCCCACTGTGACTTCATGGGTGAGCTCGTTTTCAAACTGCTCAGCAACTGGAACTGTAAAAATAACGAATGTTCCGGATCAGACAAGATCAGGAGTTTTCAAGGTAGTGTGGCCGTAAACTCAAATAGTTCGAAATCAGATTTATGTTCCTGCCCACTCCAGTTCCTAAATGACAATTTCCCTGCTCTGCATACGCCGGTGTCTGGCTTTCCTGTTAGTTGTTCACGTTTGATTGAGGGACAAGTCATCCACAGGGACTTTGCCACACTCTACCATGGCAATCATGAGCATCCTGTCAAGGCAGCGGTTTTCACCATATCGCTGCAACCCAAATGGCTCAACACAAGTGAGATGCTGGCGATCGGGGATGGAACACACGGCAAGAGCGTCATGCACTTTAGCGCCTGGGCGGAAGGCTCACTGGAGCATATTTTTGCCACCCTTCAGACTCTTGGAGTTTCTGTCCTGCTCTCCGCCGTCAAACAGTCTGAAGCTGTCCTGACTTTAGCGACACAGGCGGAGATGTGTGTCGTGGAGTGCGTCGACAGAGACGAACTTGCGCTCTTCCTCCACCTGAGCGGGGTCTCCGCAGTCGCAGACCGTCAAGGGATCCAACCGGAACATATTGCTTCTTTGGCATTTTGTCGACCAATTCTTCTGGGAGCTCATAG ATATGTTCACGTGGCTTTTCCAGATTGCAGAGGAGAGCAGCCCTGTAGTGTCATCATCTGCGGCTTGGGCGAAGGGCAAATGGCGCAATATGCAGGTGCCGTTCAGGATGTTGTCCGTATGCTGCGTACGACATGGGAGCCACCGGGTGCAACTGGTAAAGCTGCATCCTCCATTTTGCCGGGCTGCGTCATACCCGCTGGCGGCACTTTTGAGATTCTGTTACATCACGCACTCTTACAACATGGCAGCTCTCACGACATACCTGTTGTTTGCCAGCTCTTAGCAAGCGCATTACTCCATCTTCCCAGACATATTCACGCCGACAATCCAAGACGATTCTTACAGATTCAATCACGGGTCTGCAGCTTTTACCGGAATCCTTTCCAACCTGACGGATTGTTATGTGAGCCAGAGCTTAGCCCAGCCAATCATGGTGAGAAAAGTTCTCAAGGAGACGCTAAACCAAGTACGTATTTGTTATCAGGACTTGAATCTGTTTCCTGTAAATATCATCTCATTTTGGCTGTGCTGCAGTGCGTCAAAAGCCTCCTTCGAGTGGACACTGTGCTGCACATTTCCAACAAATTGCACCCAAAATCACTCAAAACTAATAATTCCTCCGAAGACGAAGACTGA
- the cd9a gene encoding CD9 molecule a isoform X6: protein MMVVGFLGCCGAIQESPCMLGLFFFFLLIIFAIEVAAGIWGFSNQGKVVEDITTFYVQTYNNYKNTKDERLRETLRVIQTGLNCCGPTGTVFDGAKDTCPSGDLLEELITKSCPDAIDEVFDSKLHIIGGVGITIGVIMVFGMIFSMLLCCAIRKSREVV from the exons ATGATGGTCGTGGGATTTCTTGGATGTTGTGGCGCCATCCAGGAGTCGCCCTGTATGCTGGGATTG tttttcttcttcctgcttATCATCTTTGCCATTGAAGTCGCTGCTGGCATCTGGGGATTTTCCAACCAGGGCAAG GTGGTGGAAGACATTACCACATTCTACGTCCAGACCTACAACAACTACAAGAACACAAAGGATGAGCGTCTCAGAGAGACACTGCGTGTGATTCAAACTGGC TTAAACTGTTGCGGTCCAACTGGTACTGTGTTTGATGGTGCCAAAGACACCTGTCCTTCAGGAGATCTACTTGAGGAGCTCATCACCAAG AGCTGCCCCGATGCCATTGATGAAGTGTTTGACTCCAAGTTGCACATCATAGGAGGAGTGGGCATCACTATAGGGGTCATTATG GTGTTCGGGATGATCTTTAGCATGCTCCTATGCTGCGCCATCAGGAAGTCTCGGGAGGTGGTGTGA
- the cd9a gene encoding CD9 molecule a isoform X1, giving the protein MAALSGGEMCIKYLMFAFNLVFWLAGTAVFAIGLWLRLDPKTKGLFEGPDSPYVFYTGVYILIGAGALMMVVGFLGCCGAIQESPCMLGLFFFFLLIIFAIEVAAGIWGFSNQGKVVEDITTFYVQTYNNYKNTKDERLRETLRVIQTGLNCCGPTGTVFDGAKDTCPSGDLLEELITKSCPDAIDEVFDSKLHIIGGVGITIGVIMVFGMIFSMLLCCAIRKSREVV; this is encoded by the exons CTCGCAGGCACTGCTGTCTTTGCCATCGGCCTGTGGTTGAGATTAGACCCCAAGACCAAAGGCCTGTTTGAAGGACCAGACTCTCCATATGTGTTTTACACAG GTGTGTACATCCTGATCGGAGCTGGGGCCCTAATGATGGTCGTGGGATTTCTTGGATGTTGTGGCGCCATCCAGGAGTCGCCCTGTATGCTGGGATTG tttttcttcttcctgcttATCATCTTTGCCATTGAAGTCGCTGCTGGCATCTGGGGATTTTCCAACCAGGGCAAG GTGGTGGAAGACATTACCACATTCTACGTCCAGACCTACAACAACTACAAGAACACAAAGGATGAGCGTCTCAGAGAGACACTGCGTGTGATTCAAACTGGC TTAAACTGTTGCGGTCCAACTGGTACTGTGTTTGATGGTGCCAAAGACACCTGTCCTTCAGGAGATCTACTTGAGGAGCTCATCACCAAG AGCTGCCCCGATGCCATTGATGAAGTGTTTGACTCCAAGTTGCACATCATAGGAGGAGTGGGCATCACTATAGGGGTCATTATG GTGTTCGGGATGATCTTTAGCATGCTCCTATGCTGCGCCATCAGGAAGTCTCGGGAGGTGGTGTGA
- the cd9a gene encoding CD9 molecule a isoform X3, with protein sequence MLNCACQCVRGFSRMFWPFMLAGTAVFAIGLWLRLDPKTKGLFEGPDSPYVFYTGVYILIGAGALMMVVGFLGCCGAIQESPCMLGLFFFFLLIIFAIEVAAGIWGFSNQGKVVEDITTFYVQTYNNYKNTKDERLRETLRVIQTGLNCCGPTGTVFDGAKDTCPSGDLLEELITKSCPDAIDEVFDSKLHIIGGVGITIGVIMVFGMIFSMLLCCAIRKSREVV encoded by the exons CTCGCAGGCACTGCTGTCTTTGCCATCGGCCTGTGGTTGAGATTAGACCCCAAGACCAAAGGCCTGTTTGAAGGACCAGACTCTCCATATGTGTTTTACACAG GTGTGTACATCCTGATCGGAGCTGGGGCCCTAATGATGGTCGTGGGATTTCTTGGATGTTGTGGCGCCATCCAGGAGTCGCCCTGTATGCTGGGATTG tttttcttcttcctgcttATCATCTTTGCCATTGAAGTCGCTGCTGGCATCTGGGGATTTTCCAACCAGGGCAAG GTGGTGGAAGACATTACCACATTCTACGTCCAGACCTACAACAACTACAAGAACACAAAGGATGAGCGTCTCAGAGAGACACTGCGTGTGATTCAAACTGGC TTAAACTGTTGCGGTCCAACTGGTACTGTGTTTGATGGTGCCAAAGACACCTGTCCTTCAGGAGATCTACTTGAGGAGCTCATCACCAAG AGCTGCCCCGATGCCATTGATGAAGTGTTTGACTCCAAGTTGCACATCATAGGAGGAGTGGGCATCACTATAGGGGTCATTATG GTGTTCGGGATGATCTTTAGCATGCTCCTATGCTGCGCCATCAGGAAGTCTCGGGAGGTGGTGTGA
- the cd9a gene encoding CD9 molecule a isoform X4, with the protein MNVIAKNIQLAGTAVFAIGLWLRLDPKTKGLFEGPDSPYVFYTGVYILIGAGALMMVVGFLGCCGAIQESPCMLGLFFFFLLIIFAIEVAAGIWGFSNQGKVVEDITTFYVQTYNNYKNTKDERLRETLRVIQTGLNCCGPTGTVFDGAKDTCPSGDLLEELITKSCPDAIDEVFDSKLHIIGGVGITIGVIMVFGMIFSMLLCCAIRKSREVV; encoded by the exons CTCGCAGGCACTGCTGTCTTTGCCATCGGCCTGTGGTTGAGATTAGACCCCAAGACCAAAGGCCTGTTTGAAGGACCAGACTCTCCATATGTGTTTTACACAG GTGTGTACATCCTGATCGGAGCTGGGGCCCTAATGATGGTCGTGGGATTTCTTGGATGTTGTGGCGCCATCCAGGAGTCGCCCTGTATGCTGGGATTG tttttcttcttcctgcttATCATCTTTGCCATTGAAGTCGCTGCTGGCATCTGGGGATTTTCCAACCAGGGCAAG GTGGTGGAAGACATTACCACATTCTACGTCCAGACCTACAACAACTACAAGAACACAAAGGATGAGCGTCTCAGAGAGACACTGCGTGTGATTCAAACTGGC TTAAACTGTTGCGGTCCAACTGGTACTGTGTTTGATGGTGCCAAAGACACCTGTCCTTCAGGAGATCTACTTGAGGAGCTCATCACCAAG AGCTGCCCCGATGCCATTGATGAAGTGTTTGACTCCAAGTTGCACATCATAGGAGGAGTGGGCATCACTATAGGGGTCATTATG GTGTTCGGGATGATCTTTAGCATGCTCCTATGCTGCGCCATCAGGAAGTCTCGGGAGGTGGTGTGA
- the cd9a gene encoding CD9 molecule a isoform X5, translating to MLKLAGTAVFAIGLWLRLDPKTKGLFEGPDSPYVFYTGVYILIGAGALMMVVGFLGCCGAIQESPCMLGLFFFFLLIIFAIEVAAGIWGFSNQGKVVEDITTFYVQTYNNYKNTKDERLRETLRVIQTGLNCCGPTGTVFDGAKDTCPSGDLLEELITKSCPDAIDEVFDSKLHIIGGVGITIGVIMVFGMIFSMLLCCAIRKSREVV from the exons CTCGCAGGCACTGCTGTCTTTGCCATCGGCCTGTGGTTGAGATTAGACCCCAAGACCAAAGGCCTGTTTGAAGGACCAGACTCTCCATATGTGTTTTACACAG GTGTGTACATCCTGATCGGAGCTGGGGCCCTAATGATGGTCGTGGGATTTCTTGGATGTTGTGGCGCCATCCAGGAGTCGCCCTGTATGCTGGGATTG tttttcttcttcctgcttATCATCTTTGCCATTGAAGTCGCTGCTGGCATCTGGGGATTTTCCAACCAGGGCAAG GTGGTGGAAGACATTACCACATTCTACGTCCAGACCTACAACAACTACAAGAACACAAAGGATGAGCGTCTCAGAGAGACACTGCGTGTGATTCAAACTGGC TTAAACTGTTGCGGTCCAACTGGTACTGTGTTTGATGGTGCCAAAGACACCTGTCCTTCAGGAGATCTACTTGAGGAGCTCATCACCAAG AGCTGCCCCGATGCCATTGATGAAGTGTTTGACTCCAAGTTGCACATCATAGGAGGAGTGGGCATCACTATAGGGGTCATTATG GTGTTCGGGATGATCTTTAGCATGCTCCTATGCTGCGCCATCAGGAAGTCTCGGGAGGTGGTGTGA
- the cd9a gene encoding CD9 molecule a isoform X2 encodes MAVVGGIKCIKYLMFIFNLFFWLAGTAVFAIGLWLRLDPKTKGLFEGPDSPYVFYTGVYILIGAGALMMVVGFLGCCGAIQESPCMLGLFFFFLLIIFAIEVAAGIWGFSNQGKVVEDITTFYVQTYNNYKNTKDERLRETLRVIQTGLNCCGPTGTVFDGAKDTCPSGDLLEELITKSCPDAIDEVFDSKLHIIGGVGITIGVIMVFGMIFSMLLCCAIRKSREVV; translated from the exons CTCGCAGGCACTGCTGTCTTTGCCATCGGCCTGTGGTTGAGATTAGACCCCAAGACCAAAGGCCTGTTTGAAGGACCAGACTCTCCATATGTGTTTTACACAG GTGTGTACATCCTGATCGGAGCTGGGGCCCTAATGATGGTCGTGGGATTTCTTGGATGTTGTGGCGCCATCCAGGAGTCGCCCTGTATGCTGGGATTG tttttcttcttcctgcttATCATCTTTGCCATTGAAGTCGCTGCTGGCATCTGGGGATTTTCCAACCAGGGCAAG GTGGTGGAAGACATTACCACATTCTACGTCCAGACCTACAACAACTACAAGAACACAAAGGATGAGCGTCTCAGAGAGACACTGCGTGTGATTCAAACTGGC TTAAACTGTTGCGGTCCAACTGGTACTGTGTTTGATGGTGCCAAAGACACCTGTCCTTCAGGAGATCTACTTGAGGAGCTCATCACCAAG AGCTGCCCCGATGCCATTGATGAAGTGTTTGACTCCAAGTTGCACATCATAGGAGGAGTGGGCATCACTATAGGGGTCATTATG GTGTTCGGGATGATCTTTAGCATGCTCCTATGCTGCGCCATCAGGAAGTCTCGGGAGGTGGTGTGA